One Staphylococcus simiae genomic region harbors:
- the cdaA gene encoding diadenylate cyclase CdaA: protein MDFSNFFQNLSTLKIVTTVLDLLIVWYVLYLLITVFKGTKAIQLLKGILVIVIGQQVSIILNLNATSKLFDIVIQWGVLALIVIFQPEIRRALEQLGRGSFLKRYTTNTYNKDEEKLIQSVSKAIQYMAKRRIGALIVFEKETGLQDYIETGIAMDSNISQELLINVFIPNTPLHDGAMIIQGTKIAAAASYLPLSDSAKISKSLGTRHRAAVGISEVSDAFTVIVSEETGDISVTFDGKLRREVSNEVFEELLAEHWFGTHFQKKGVK, encoded by the coding sequence ATGGATTTTTCCAATTTTTTTCAAAATCTTAGTACTTTAAAAATTGTAACAACTGTACTTGATTTACTTATCGTTTGGTATGTACTTTATCTTCTCATTACTGTTTTTAAGGGAACTAAAGCAATACAATTACTTAAAGGTATTTTAGTAATTGTTATAGGCCAACAAGTTAGTATTATTTTAAATCTAAATGCGACATCAAAACTGTTTGATATAGTCATACAATGGGGAGTATTAGCTTTGATAGTTATATTCCAACCAGAAATTAGAAGGGCATTAGAACAGTTAGGTAGAGGAAGTTTCTTAAAGAGATATACAACAAATACTTATAATAAGGATGAAGAAAAATTAATTCAGTCTGTCTCTAAAGCTATACAGTACATGGCTAAGAGACGCATAGGTGCTTTAATTGTCTTTGAAAAGGAAACTGGTTTACAAGATTATATTGAAACAGGTATAGCAATGGATTCAAATATTTCTCAAGAATTATTGATTAATGTATTTATTCCTAATACCCCACTACATGATGGTGCAATGATTATTCAAGGTACAAAAATTGCAGCAGCAGCAAGTTATTTACCATTATCTGATAGTGCTAAAATTTCTAAAAGTTTAGGTACTAGACATAGAGCAGCAGTTGGTATTTCAGAAGTATCAGATGCGTTTACAGTTATAGTCTCTGAAGAAACTGGAGATATTTCTGTTACATTTGATGGTAAATTACGACGAGAAGTTTCTAATGAAGTATTTGAAGAGTTGCTTGCTGAACATTGGTTTGGTACACACTTTCAAAAGAAAGGTGTGAAGTAA
- the rocF gene encoding arginase: protein MIKAIDIIGVPSTFGQRKLGVDLGPAAIRYAGLLSRLKQLDLDIEDKGDIEVPLVDVEKFQSHQTGMRNFQEIIEVTNNLNNKVSESIENNRFPLILGGDHSIAIGSISGVSKHYNNLGVIWYDAHGDLNVPEESPSGNVHGMPLRILTGEGPDELVNINGYGVKVKTDNIVLIGMRDLDYGERQFIKDKNIKTFTMADIDKLGIQAVIDNALEYLKSRNIDGLHLSLDVDALDPMETPGTGTRVMGGLTYRESHFALELLHQSKLVTSMDIVEVNPLIDQNNYTAEQAVSLLGTFFGETLL, encoded by the coding sequence ATGATAAAAGCTATAGATATCATTGGTGTACCATCAACTTTTGGCCAAAGAAAGCTTGGAGTTGATTTAGGTCCAGCAGCAATAAGATACGCTGGATTATTATCGCGCTTAAAACAATTAGATTTGGATATTGAAGATAAAGGGGATATTGAGGTTCCTCTAGTTGATGTTGAAAAGTTTCAAAGTCACCAAACAGGTATGCGAAATTTTCAAGAAATTATAGAAGTTACTAATAACTTAAATAATAAAGTATCAGAGTCCATAGAAAATAATAGATTTCCGTTAATTTTAGGTGGAGATCATTCTATAGCGATTGGCTCTATCTCAGGTGTCAGTAAACATTATAATAACCTTGGTGTCATTTGGTATGATGCTCATGGTGATTTAAATGTACCTGAAGAATCACCATCTGGAAATGTTCATGGTATGCCTTTAAGAATACTTACAGGTGAAGGACCTGATGAACTAGTAAATATAAACGGCTATGGTGTTAAAGTTAAAACAGATAATATCGTTCTTATCGGAATGAGAGATTTAGATTATGGAGAAAGACAATTTATTAAAGATAAAAATATAAAAACATTTACAATGGCAGATATTGATAAATTAGGTATACAAGCAGTCATTGACAATGCTTTAGAATATTTAAAATCCCGTAATATTGATGGATTACATTTGTCATTAGATGTTGATGCCCTTGATCCAATGGAAACGCCTGGAACAGGAACTAGAGTCATGGGTGGACTTACATATAGAGAAAGTCATTTTGCTTTAGAGTTACTACATCAATCTAAATTAGTAACATCTATGGATATAGTTGAAGTTAATCCTTTGATTGACCAGAATAATTATACTGCGGAACAAGCTGTATCATTATTAGGTACATTTTTTGGAGAAACATTATTATAA